Proteins encoded together in one Myxococcales bacterium window:
- a CDS encoding M15 family metallopeptidase, with amino-acid sequence MRALPFALTTALVALAACGKSAPQAPQEPPADAALDAPPRDAALSALSANDAALPTGDASADASAEATDAPPKDPYGAMKESARIACAVLAKGAQKNFLAPRDLKASFVDGDDLLALVNRSPQGALAPDYAPTDMVDVVKFQPRSPADCEKYQCLRKEAAMAMKELLAAMARAGVPGHIESVYRSYLAQCVTFQGWVKRSDFCSAAEQSALPGHSQHQLGTTIDLFTAEWKASGETVFRQGFGCTKGGKWLVEHAWEHGFVFPYPIHPDDLHEKETCIPRGDHEGESSVAPTRPASKSPMAIRGLRGFSRSSRFSV; translated from the coding sequence TTGCGCGCCCTGCCCTTCGCCCTGACGACCGCGCTCGTCGCGCTCGCCGCGTGCGGAAAGAGCGCGCCGCAGGCCCCTCAAGAGCCCCCCGCCGACGCCGCCCTCGACGCCCCTCCCCGCGACGCCGCGCTCTCCGCGCTCTCCGCCAACGACGCGGCCCTCCCCACGGGCGACGCCTCGGCCGACGCGAGCGCCGAGGCCACGGACGCGCCCCCGAAGGACCCCTACGGCGCCATGAAAGAGAGCGCACGCATCGCCTGCGCCGTCCTCGCCAAGGGCGCACAGAAGAACTTCCTCGCCCCGCGCGACCTCAAGGCCTCCTTCGTCGACGGCGACGACCTCCTCGCCCTCGTCAACCGCTCCCCCCAAGGCGCACTCGCTCCCGACTACGCCCCGACCGACATGGTCGACGTCGTCAAGTTCCAGCCCCGCTCCCCCGCCGACTGCGAAAAGTACCAGTGCCTCCGCAAAGAGGCGGCCATGGCCATGAAGGAGCTCCTCGCCGCCATGGCGCGCGCGGGCGTCCCAGGCCACATCGAGTCCGTCTATCGGAGTTATCTCGCCCAGTGTGTCACCTTCCAAGGGTGGGTGAAGCGCAGCGACTTCTGCTCCGCCGCCGAGCAGTCCGCCCTCCCGGGCCATAGCCAACACCAGCTCGGCACCACCATCGACCTCTTCACCGCCGAGTGGAAGGCCTCCGGAGAGACCGTCTTCCGTCAGGGCTTCGGCTGCACCAAGGGCGGAAAGTGGCTCGTCGAGCACGCCTGGGAGCACGGCTTCGTCTTCCCCTATCCCATCCACCCCGACGACCTCCACGAGAAGGAGACGTGCATCCCGCGGGGCGATCACGAGGGAGAGAGCAGCGTTGCCCCCACCCGCCCGGCGAGCAAAAGCCCCATGGCGATTCGAGGTCTTCGCGGGTTCTCTCGTTCGTCGCGTTTCTCGGTGTGA
- a CDS encoding DUF559 domain-containing protein, with amino-acid sequence MRFLFPSFRHERTFLAPCAQYSRRNPTASERILWEALRGRRLGVKFRRQVVLGTVIVDFFAPEPRLAVEVDGASHVGRERRDRERDGYLESYGVRVLRVKAWHVERELPAVLVRIRAALG; translated from the coding sequence ATGCGTTTTCTCTTTCCGTCTTTCCGTCACGAACGCACGTTTCTCGCCCCCTGCGCCCAGTACTCCAGGCGCAACCCCACGGCGTCGGAGCGCATCCTCTGGGAGGCACTGCGCGGGCGCCGGCTCGGCGTCAAATTCCGGCGCCAGGTCGTCCTCGGCACGGTCATCGTCGACTTCTTTGCGCCGGAACCGCGGCTCGCGGTCGAGGTCGACGGGGCCTCCCACGTCGGCCGCGAGCGGCGCGACCGCGAGCGGGATGGGTACCTCGAGAGCTACGGCGTGCGCGTCCTTCGCGTGAAGGCGTGGCACGTGGAGCGGGAGCTCCCCGCGGTGCTCGTGCGCATCCGCGCGGCGCTCGGGTGA